The following are from one region of the Halodesulfurarchaeum sp. HSR-GB genome:
- a CDS encoding 50S ribosomal protein L22, giving the protein MGISYSVDVDPESSAKGMLRDRPMSLKHSKAIARAIKGRTVEEAEAYLEAVAAGEQSVPFKQHNSGVGHRGDIDGWDAGRYPEKATAAFQSLLGNVSNNAEQAGHEPAEMEIAHVAAHKVGEQEGRKPRAFGRASPWNTTQVDVEMIVVDPEAGEQ; this is encoded by the coding sequence ATGGGAATCAGTTACAGCGTCGACGTCGATCCGGAGTCCTCCGCGAAGGGGATGCTCCGCGATCGGCCTATGAGCCTGAAGCACAGCAAGGCCATCGCCCGTGCCATCAAAGGGCGGACCGTCGAGGAGGCCGAAGCGTACCTCGAAGCGGTGGCGGCCGGCGAGCAGTCCGTGCCGTTCAAACAGCACAACAGCGGTGTCGGTCACCGCGGGGACATCGACGGCTGGGACGCCGGTCGATACCCCGAGAAGGCCACCGCGGCCTTCCAATCGCTTTTGGGGAACGTCTCCAACAACGCCGAACAGGCCGGGCACGAGCCCGCCGAGATGGAGATCGCCCACGTCGCCGCCCACAAGGTCGGCGAGCAGGAGGGACGAAAGCCTCGCGCGTTCGGGCGGGCCTCGCCCTGGAACACGACCCAAGTCGACGTCGAGATGATCGTCGTCGATCCGGAGGCAGGTGAGCAATAA
- a CDS encoding 30S ribosomal protein S19, producing MSELRTGREDEAFTYRGYELEELQEMALEEVAELLPARQRRTITRGLSTEHEKLLAEARDAEPEQTADDPIRTHLRDMPVVPEFVGLTFAVYTGQSFERVKVEPEMLGHYLGEFQQTRTQVEHGQAGIGATRSSKFVPLK from the coding sequence ATGAGCGAACTACGCACCGGCCGCGAGGACGAGGCATTCACCTATCGCGGCTACGAACTAGAGGAGTTGCAGGAGATGGCTCTCGAGGAGGTCGCGGAACTGCTTCCCGCACGACAGCGGCGAACTATCACCCGTGGCCTGTCCACGGAACACGAGAAGTTGCTCGCCGAGGCGCGAGACGCTGAACCCGAACAGACGGCCGACGACCCGATCCGGACCCACCTGCGTGATATGCCGGTGGTTCCGGAGTTCGTGGGCCTGACGTTTGCCGTGTACACCGGACAGAGCTTCGAACGCGTCAAGGTCGAACCCGAGATGCTCGGGCACTACCTCGGCGAGTTCCAGCAGACCCGGACACAGGTCGAGCACGGGCAGGCGGGCATCGGCGCGACCCGCTCTTCGAAGTTCGTGCCACTGAAATGA
- a CDS encoding 50S ribosomal protein L2, translating into MGRRIQGQRRGRGTSTFRAPSHRYKAELSHKVEEEGDLLVGEVTDIEHDPARSAPVARVAFEDGDERLVLAPEGIGVGDRIEVGVSAAIEPGNTLPLAEIPEGVPIVNVEAQPGDGGKYARASGVSADLVTHERDATVVKLPSDEVKRLSPDCRATIGVVAGGGRTEKPFVKAGKKHHKMKSRGTKWPRVRGVAMNAVDHPFGGGGRQHPGRPKSVSKNAPPGRKVGDIGSRRTGRGGN; encoded by the coding sequence ATGGGACGACGCATTCAGGGACAACGACGCGGCCGCGGGACCTCGACGTTCCGGGCCCCCTCCCATCGGTACAAAGCGGAACTCTCCCACAAGGTCGAGGAGGAGGGCGATCTCCTCGTCGGCGAGGTCACGGACATCGAACACGACCCCGCCCGGAGTGCCCCCGTCGCTCGCGTTGCCTTCGAAGACGGCGACGAGCGACTGGTCCTGGCGCCGGAAGGGATCGGGGTCGGCGACCGGATCGAGGTCGGCGTCTCCGCCGCCATCGAACCGGGCAACACGCTGCCCCTGGCGGAGATCCCCGAAGGGGTTCCGATCGTCAACGTCGAAGCCCAGCCGGGCGACGGCGGGAAGTACGCCCGGGCCTCCGGGGTCAGCGCCGACCTGGTCACCCACGAACGGGACGCGACGGTCGTCAAGCTCCCGAGTGACGAGGTCAAACGGCTCTCCCCGGACTGCCGGGCGACCATCGGCGTCGTCGCCGGTGGCGGTCGGACCGAGAAGCCCTTCGTCAAGGCAGGGAAGAAACATCACAAAATGAAATCCCGCGGCACGAAGTGGCCGCGGGTTCGCGGGGTCGCGATGAACGCCGTCGACCACCCGTTCGGTGGTGGCGGCCGACAGCACCCGGGACGCCCGAAGAGCGTCTCGAAGAACGCCCCGCCGGGTCGCAAGGTCGGCGACATCGGATCACGACGAACCGGCCGCGGAGGGAACTAA
- a CDS encoding 50S ribosomal protein L23 has product MSDVIDHPLVTEKAMNAMDFDNKLQFVVDMDATKPAVRDEVEDRYDVSVLDVNTMITMNGTKKAIVTLSEDDDAQDVASRIGVF; this is encoded by the coding sequence ATGAGCGACGTCATCGACCACCCCCTCGTGACCGAGAAGGCGATGAACGCGATGGACTTCGACAACAAGCTCCAGTTCGTCGTCGACATGGACGCGACGAAGCCGGCGGTTCGCGACGAGGTCGAGGACCGCTATGACGTGTCCGTACTGGACGTCAACACGATGATCACCATGAACGGGACGAAGAAAGCAATCGTGACGCTCTCGGAGGACGACGACGCACAGGACGTCGCCTCCAGAATCGGGGTGTTCTGA
- the rpl4p gene encoding 50S ribosomal protein L4, producing the protein MQVPLRDLDGEEVETVELPTVFDEPVRPDLVRQAVTAAQANRRQDYGADEYAGMRTSGESFGSGRGMAHVPRSEGQGVRVPHTVGGRTAHPPKAEKDRTRTINDKERKTAVRSAIAATTDPELVAERGHQFDAETLPIVLEDDFEDMQKTQEALATLEAVGLGADIERADEGRSIRAGQGKRRGRKYRRPSSVLVVTSSESGPSRAARNLAGVTVATGREVNAEDLAPGGEVGRLTVFTESGLAEVADR; encoded by the coding sequence ATGCAGGTACCACTCAGAGACCTGGACGGCGAGGAAGTCGAGACCGTCGAGCTACCGACGGTCTTCGACGAGCCAGTCCGACCGGACCTCGTCCGGCAGGCTGTGACTGCCGCCCAGGCCAACCGTCGACAGGACTACGGTGCCGACGAGTACGCCGGGATGCGAACGTCCGGCGAGTCCTTCGGGAGCGGTCGTGGGATGGCCCACGTGCCGCGCTCGGAGGGACAGGGCGTTCGGGTTCCCCACACCGTCGGGGGCCGCACGGCCCACCCGCCGAAAGCCGAGAAGGATCGCACGCGAACCATCAACGACAAGGAGCGAAAGACAGCGGTCCGCAGCGCCATCGCGGCGACGACGGATCCCGAACTGGTCGCCGAACGTGGTCACCAGTTCGACGCCGAGACCCTCCCGATCGTTCTCGAGGACGACTTCGAGGACATGCAGAAGACCCAGGAGGCACTCGCCACCCTCGAGGCCGTGGGCCTCGGGGCCGACATCGAGCGCGCCGACGAGGGACGATCCATCCGGGCTGGCCAGGGCAAGCGCCGTGGCCGCAAGTACCGGCGTCCTAGCTCGGTCCTCGTGGTCACCTCCAGTGAGAGCGGTCCCTCGCGGGCCGCCCGCAACCTGGCCGGCGTCACCGTGGCGACCGGTCGGGAGGTCAACGCCGAGGACCTGGCCCCCGGTGGCGAGGTCGGTCGGCTCACCGTCTTCACCGAAAGCGGCCTCGCGGAGGTGGCAGACCGATGA